Proteins encoded within one genomic window of Bos mutus isolate GX-2022 chromosome 9, NWIPB_WYAK_1.1, whole genome shotgun sequence:
- the CENPW gene encoding centromere protein W, with protein MALSTTVSQRKMIRRKAPRGFLKRIFKRQKPHLRLETSSDLLVHLNCLLFVHRLAEESRINACGSKCGVIKKEHVLAAAKVILKKSRG; from the exons ATGGCGCTCTCCACCACGGTCTCGCAGAGGAAGATGATAAGGCGCAAGGCTCCTCGCGGCTTTCTAAAGCGCATTTTCAAACGACAGAAGCCTCACCTTCGTTTGGAGACGAGTAGCGACCTACTG GTGCATCTGAACTGTTTACTCTTTGTTCATCGATTAGCAGAAGAGTCACGGATAAATGCTTGTGGGAGTAAGTGTGGAGTCATTAAAAAGGAGCATGTACTGGCTGCAGCAAAG